In Salinibaculum sp. SYNS191, the genomic window CACTGCACCGGACGTCGAAGGCGGCGCGTACTACGGTCCCGGCGGCTTCCAGAACATGCGCGGCCACCCCGAGCGCCAGGAGTCCAGCGCGGCCTCCCGCGACGAGGACGTCGCCGCACGGCTCTGGGACGTCTCCGAGGACCTGACCGGCGTCAGCTACGACGTCACGGCACTGGCACCGCCGGCCTGAGCGCGCTCACTCGACGTGCGGGGCGGGCATGAGGTGCTCGATGGGCTGTTCGGCCAGCCAGTCACAGAGCTGTACGAGCTGGTCGCTGGCAGCCTCGAAGAGCTGTTGACCTTTCTCCGGCGTGGCGTCGGTCTGGTCGCCCAGCACGCCGTTGTCGGTGTTGTCGATGGCGTCGAAGAAGGTGCGCGCGCCGTGTCGCCGCGCGCCGGCGTGGCTCTGCCAGTCGACCAGACCCTCGTCGCGGGCCCACTCCAGGCGGTCCTCGTGGACCAGGTCGCTGGCGATGTGCTGTATCATCGCCGTCTCCTTCGGGCCGCCGTGGGGGCCGTTCGACTCGAAGAGGTCGTCCACGAGGTTCGGGATGGATTCGTCCCACATCCACTCGATGGCGTAGGCCGTCTCCGACTCGTGGAGCCGCCGGCCCACCTCCCGGAGGTGTTCGACGTTGCCGCCGTGGGCGTTGACGTAGACGATGCGGTCGATGCCGTGGTAGGCGAGGTTCTCCGAGAAGCTCTCGACGTAGTCACGGAAGACGGGCGCGTCGACCCACATCGTGCCGTGGAACTGCCGGTGGTGGGGACTGACGCCGACGTTGACGGTGGGCGTACAGAGGTAGCCCGTGCGGTCGGCGGCCGCGCGGGCCAGCGCCTCGGCAATCATGTGGTCGGTACCCTCCGGCAGGTGGGGACCGTGCTGTTCGGTCGAACCGAGCGGGACGATAGCGAGCGACTCCTCCGCGAAGTAGGACCCGAGGTCGGGCCACGCCTCGTCGGCGAGATACATGGCCGGGTGAACGGACGCCACGGGCAAAACCGTTCGCTTCGCGGCCTCACAAAGTGCATCACCAGACAGCCTTAGGCTCGCGCGGCCCCACTAGAGCGGCATGATACGAAGCGCCACCGCTGCCACCGCTGGTGCCCTCCTGGCACTCGTCGCCGTCGCCAGCGGCCGGGCGAGCGCACACGTCGACTACGTCACCGACCCCGGGCCGCCGGGGTCGCCGGCCGACCTGTTTCGCGCCGTCCTGACCACCCCGGAGAGCGTGCTGCTGCTCGCCGGTGGCTTTCTCGCCCTCGTCGCCGTCGTCGCGGCCTATGTCCGCTTTGCCAGCGCCGTTCCGGACATCGACGTCGCGCGGGCGACCCTGCGCTCCTACCGGCCGTACCTCCCCTGGATGCTGCGGCTCTCGGTCGGCCTGCCGCTGGTGGGTGCCGGGTTCGCCGGCTACCTGTTCACGCCGAGCGTCCCCGCCGACGCGCGCCTGCTGCAGGTCGGCATCGGGTTCCTGCTGCTGTTCGGGCTCGCGACGCGGGTCGTCGCCGCAATCGGCCTGCTCACGTACGTGTACGCCCTCGTGACCGCCGGCGCGCCGATGCTGCTCGCCAGCGAGTACGTCGCCGGCTTCGTCGGCATCCTGCTCGTCGGGCCCGGCCAGCCGAGCGCCGACGTACTCCTGCGCCGCCTGGTCGTCACCGACGGCACCATCGCCAGCCGGTTCCGCGGAGT contains:
- a CDS encoding creatininase family protein — protein: MYLADEAWPDLGSYFAEESLAIVPLGSTEQHGPHLPEGTDHMIAEALARAAADRTGYLCTPTVNVGVSPHHRQFHGTMWVDAPVFRDYVESFSENLAYHGIDRIVYVNAHGGNVEHLREVGRRLHESETAYAIEWMWDESIPNLVDDLFESNGPHGGPKETAMIQHIASDLVHEDRLEWARDEGLVDWQSHAGARRHGARTFFDAIDNTDNGVLGDQTDATPEKGQQLFEAASDQLVQLCDWLAEQPIEHLMPAPHVE
- a CDS encoding DoxX family protein yields the protein MIRSATAATAGALLALVAVASGRASAHVDYVTDPGPPGSPADLFRAVLTTPESVLLLAGGFLALVAVVAAYVRFASAVPDIDVARATLRSYRPYLPWMLRLSVGLPLVGAGFAGYLFTPSVPADARLLQVGIGFLLLFGLATRVVAAIGLLTYVYALVTAGAPMLLASEYVAGFVGILLVGPGQPSADVLLRRLVVTDGTIASRFRGVTTPGEVLGRLGLGPAVAPVPVRVFLGLNFLYLGVVQKLLEPQQALAVVDRYDLTAVVPVQPELWVVGAGLTEALVGVALILGAFTRGTAALGFLILTSTLFGLPDDPVLAHVTLFGLTSVLLVTGAGRPSLDGTVLPSLRRRFDPGADQPSGTTVDRPL